The nucleotide window GCCCTCCCCCGAATACCAGGTCACCCTTCCACGTCGCAGAGCATGATCGGGGGCATTCTCAGATGCGTCACGCTCGGATGACGCCCCACGGTCTGCTCGGCCATCTCGAAAGCGTCCTCCAGGGTGGTCGCGCACTTGAAGCCGAGCCGGTGCACGACATCCCGCTCCCCCCCGACGATGATGACATCGCCCGCATGTTCCATCGCATGGGCGGCCCAGTACCACGCATAAAAAGGATGTACGCCGTGGTAGGCGTGGGATTTGCGGTACAGCTGGCGGAACCACGGGTCCTCGGCGAAACGCAGCTCGTACTTGCTCTCGATCTCGCGCGGGTCGGTGGTGTCGGCCAGCACCTCGTCGTAGAAGTCGATATAGCTGGGATGCTGCACCGCGTCGAACTCGTACCTGCACGGATGCGTGAGGATGAGGACGCCGCCCTTCCTCAGCACCGGCTTCGACCGGTAGAAGTTGAAGAGATAACCGATGCCCATGCAGACCACCAGCACGGGGTTCATCGGGGCGTTGACGTTGTATGGGCCGAGGTACGGCACTCCGATGGTGACGATGTCCGTCTGGCCTTCGACCCTCACGCTGATCTGAGCCCTGACCGCCTCCAGGGTCTTGTCATGCACGGCGTCGACCTGACCCGCATTCACCCCGGTCAACCCATAAGGCGCTCGCATGGCGTGGAAGACGCTGCGCTTGAACGCCGGTGGCGCAAGGTCGGTCAGCTGCTTCATGCCGAGGAACATGGCCTGGTCGCGAGCGGTCCAGTCGGTCTCGCGCTTCTGCATGAAGCTGGCGATGGACGGAAACGCGTGATTGTTGACCGTCGTCTCGATGTGAAACACGCGCACCGTGTCCTCGATCAGCTGGCCCTGCCGGATGCAGGAGTGATGCAGCGCGGAATCGGGTGGGTTCATGTAGGAGCGCGAGCCGAGCAGCGTCTTCACGTTGTGGTGGGCGCGAATGCCGCGATACGTCGCCAGCCCGGTGGACATCGACTTGTGCCCCCCGTCCATCGGGACCAGGGTCAAGTTGACGTAGACGACCAGGTCTGACTCGGCGGCGCGCTTGTGCAGAGTGACCTCTTCGCCTTCCGCGGTCTTGCCGATGTAGACGTTGGCGTCCGGATCCTCGCCGTCGTGCTGGTAGAGGCGGTCGGGCCAGAACGTGCTGAAGATGCGTTCGCCGACGATGTGCCGGATCTCGTCCTCCGTCATCCGGCGATGCAGCCCGAGGGCGGCGATCAGGTGGATGTCCTCGACGCCGGCCTCCGCCGCCATGTCGATGACCTCCTCCATGACAAGCTGCCGCACGTCAGGCGCCGCCATCGGCGGCAGCGGCAGAGACAGGTCGTCAAAGGCGATCGTGAGCTTCATCCCGCGCCGCAGCAGCGACTTCAGCGGGTCGTCTTCGAGCGGCTTGGCCAGTGCGCGCTTGATCGCCCTTTCGGGATGCGCGATCGGCTCGAACGGATCGGGCGGATAGACGATGCGCGCACCTAGCGGGAGCTTCTCCAGCCGCACGCCCTCGCCGAAGTGGAACAGCACCGGCGGGGTGTTGCGGTCGACTTCGATGACAGCTCCAGGTCGAGGCATCAGGCCCTCAATCCTCGCAGATCGAATGCGACCTTCACGGCGCCAAGGCGTCCCGCGCTCATCGCGTACGCGATTGCATCCCGATACTCGCCGAGGCCGAACAGCGGACCGGTGAGCTTGTCGAGGTGCAGTTCCGGCGCCGCCTCCAGCGCCAGCTCGAAGGTCCGCTTGCCCTTCCTCTTCGCTTCGGATCCGTACGCGTAGGCGCCGGTCACCGTCAGCTCGCGCTGCCAGATCGGCGCCCAGTCGACCTTCTCCTCGCTCGGCATACCGACCGCCACCACGGTGCCTCCCTCGCGCGTGAAGCGAACGGCGTCGTTCAGGCTGTCGGCGCGACCGACGCACTCGAAGGTCAGGTCTGCGCCGCCGAGCAGGAGCGGGCGGTTCATGCCTTCCAGCCGGCGCGCCCCGGTGGCGAAGCGGATGCGCTGGAAGACATCGGCGGGAGCGATGACCTGGTCGGCGCCGAGCCTGCGGGCCAGGTCGCGCTGGGTCGGATGCTTGGCAACCGCGATGAGGCGCTTGGGCGGGGTGAAGATCCTGACCGCGGCCACGGTTAAGAGGCCGATCGTCCCGGCGCCCTGCACGACCACCACGTCGTCTTTGGTCGCCCCACCGCGCAGCGCCGCGTGCACGCAGCACGCAAACGGCTCGATGAGCACGGCGGCCTCATCGGCAAGCGCGGCCGGGACCTGGTGCAGCTGGCTCGGGTGGGCGACGAGCACTTCGCCCCATCCCCCACCGGTGCCGGCGCAGTATCCGGTCTGCAGGCCGACCTCGATCGGCCCCTCGGTCACGTTGTAGCAGAGCCCCGGACGGCCCTCGGCGCAGCGTGGGCAGGGAGGGTCGATGCCCCGCACCTTGCAGCCAAGCGCGGGCTCGACGACCACGCGCGTGCCATCGTCAAGCGTGCCCACGACCTCGTGCCCGGGCACGAACGGATAGCTGGTCAGCGGGTCGAGGTACAGCGAAGCATGGCCGCCGACGGCCGCGAGGTCAGAGCCGCAGATCCCGCTCAGCGTGGGTTGCACGCGCACCCAGTCGCGTGTTGGGAGCTGCGGTTCGGCGACGTCGCCCAGGTGCAGCATCGACAGGGCGCTGGTGGCGACGTCGGGCCGGCCGCCCGAGGCTTTGACGATGGCGTAGGACGCAATCGACCGGACGTACTGGACCGCTAGCACCGGCTCAAGCCCTCACTCCAGCCCTCTTCCCGACGGGAAGAGGGAACTCAACCTCACTCATCGTCTTACCGCCTCCCGGTACTCGGGGGAGCGCGGGTCGGGCATGGGCAGGCGCCAGTTGCCGGGCGCCATGCGCCAGCGCTCGATCCGCCAGCCGCGCTGGCCCGCGACCTGCGACAGCCGCGCGTCGGGGTTGACCGCGACCGGAGTCCCGACCAGCTCCAGCATGGGCAGGTCGGACAGCGAGTCCGCGTAGGCGAAGCTCTCGGACAGCACGATGCCGTTGCGACCGGCGTACTCCTCCAGCAGCGTCCCGCGCGCCTCGCCCGCGGGTGGCGGCGATTGGAGGTCGCCGGTCAAACGGCCGTCCTTCGTCAGCAGGTGAGCGCAGTCGACCTCGACTTCAAGCAGCTCGGCCAGCGGCTCGACGACCACGTCCAGCGCACCGGTGAGGAGCAGCACCCGATGCCCGGCGCGCTTGTGCTCGCGGATGCGCCGCATGCCCTCCGGATAGATGCGCCGCAGGGTGACGGCGTCAAGCGCTTCGCGGCCCAATCCCTTCATCACCTCGAGGTCGAGGCCGTCGTACTCGCGGTAGAAGCTGCGCTGGAACTCGGCTCGCGACCGCCGCTCGAGATAAAGCCAGCGCGGGGCTTCGCGGAGCATCTGCGCCATGAAGGCCGGCCAGTCGTCCAGCGGCTGTGCCCGCAGGCGCATCCAGAGGAAGTATTCGACGACGTTGGTCTCGACCAGCGTGCCGTCGACATCGAAGACGGCGAGCACGTCTGAGCGACCCGTGCGCCGATCGATCGCGGCGCGCACCGAGCTCGACTCGGCCCTGGGCGCGGTGCTGCCGGTCGGCTGCTTGCCCTTCCGCGCCGTGGTCTCGGCGCGCGACATGCGCACGACGGTGGGGAAATGGACGTCCTGGAAGTAGTGCTCCCAGTCGTAGAGCGCAGCGTCGAACGGAAAATGCTGGCGCTCCGCGGCGGGCACCTTCTCCCAGATCGACATCAGGTTACGGGTGTCGAAGATGCAGTCGACCTCGGTGTAGACGCCATAGAGCTGGATGAGGTTGAGCCCGCGTTCCAGGCGCTCGCGCTCGGCGTTGAGGTCGTCCGACACGTCCGCGACGCTGGCGCCGAGCGGCAGGCGCTCGACCACCCATTGCGCGGCCTCGACGAACCGCAGCGCGGTTCGCGCCCGGGTCGCCAGCTCGCCCCGGGTGGGATAGGTCCAGTTCGGTGTGCCGATCGCCTGGCCGTAGCGGTCGCGCAGCGGATGCTGGCCGAAATATCGCGTGGCTTCGTCGGCGACCTGCCGGAAGCGCAGTGGATTGCGGCTCCCCGAGGCGGCGTGGTACACGCGCGGCCTGGAGTCCGGCGGCGGGTTGGCGGCGACCGCGAGCACGGTGTTGACGACGAAGTCCGCGGGAATGATGTCGAGCAGCGAGTCGGGCAGGCCGGAAAAGTCGCGGAGGATGCCGCGCCCGAACGCGAGGATCAGCGGCTCGGCCATGCGGAATCCCTCGAGCCAGCCGGGGAAGGGCTCCTCCAGTGCGCTCTCGATGATCGAGGGGCGCACGATCGACAGCGGGATGTCGCCGTGCAGCTCGACGACGGCGTGCTCGGCCATGGCCTTGGTGAAGGAGTAGATGTCGGCGAAGCCCATGGCATTCGCGTGCGCGCGTCCGCGCTCGATCAGGCGGTCCTTGACCCAGCGATCGCGCCGCCGTTCGGTGGCGCGCGCCACCGCCGGCGTGCCCGCGGGTCCCATCCGCGACTGCGCCTCGCGGCGGAGCCGGTTGAGGATCTCGGGACGCCGCGACTCCTCCTCCACCGGCCCGCGCAGGCTGGACAGCACGGCCGCCTCGTGGCGCCAGTTGAGCCCGGGATCCAGCGGCGGCTCCTCGCGGACCAGTCCGCGCAGCATGCCGCCGACATATGCGGTGGAGATGTGAACGAGGTGCGGCGGCGCGCCCGCCCGGCCGAGGGCGGCGTGCTTCAGCGCCTCGACCATGCGCGCGGCGCCCAGCAGGTTGGTCTGGGCCGAGAGGTCGGCGGGGTTGTCGAACTCGACCGCCGCGGCGGAGTGGATGACGATGTCGCACGCCCGCAGCTGCTCGAGGCCGTTGGCGGTGAGGCCGAGCCCGTCGCGCCCGAGGTCGAGCTCGAGCACCGCGAGCTTGTCCTTGACCAGCCGGGCGAAGGCGTCCTCGCCGCGCTCCTCCTTGAGGCGCCTGAAGGCGGGGCTGGACAGCACCTCGCGCTCGAGCCGCTCCGCAGCGGGGCGACGCGCGCTGGAGCGGATGGCCAGGTTGATGCGTCCAACCTCCGGGATGGAACGCAAGCATTTCTCGACAAGCGACTTGCCGAGGAAACCGGTGCTGCCGGTGACCAGAATGGTCTTGCCCTTGAAGGCCTCGGCTATCAAGACCGACTGATTCTAAGGGGGCGGTCTACTGCGCCTCGCCGTGGTTGAGGTGCGGCACCGATATCGCCACCGAGCCGTTGGCGTCGGACCAGCCGAGATCCGTGGTCACGGCGACCCAGAACCAGTAGCTCTGGCCGGGCCGCCCGTGGAAGACCGCGGAGCCGGCGCCGGCTCCGCCCATCCACCTCGTCATCCTCCCATCCTGGTCGACGGCGTCGACGGTGAAGGCGTCGCCCTCGCCCGGGCTCGACCAGGACACGTCGATGGCGGTGGGGTCCGCCAGCTCCGGCGCCGCGCTGACGCTGACGTGCGGCATCGGGATGCCGGCATATCGCGGCGACCCGCCGATCCACAGGTCGCCCAGGTCGTGCGGATACGGGTCGGGGAACGAGCCGGACCAGCCGTATGGGTCGACCGGGCCGCTGCCGTTGACGTGGTAGATGCCGAAGTGGAGGTGCGGACCCGTGGCGGTGCCCGTGCTGCCCGAAATTCCGATCACCTGGCCCCGGCGCACGTGCTGGCCTTGGGCGACGGAGAGCCGGGACAGGTGCCCGTAGTAAGAGAGCAACCCGTTGCCGTGATCGATCTCGATCGTCAGACCGCTCAGGCAGCTGTGGCACGACGGCACGGCCCAGTCCGCCAGCCTGACGGTGCCCGGGGCGGCCGCCGCCACGGGTTCGTAGTCCAGACCGTAGTCGTAGCCGTCGTGGCCGTCGTAGTAGAGGTAGTCGTGCCGGCCCGGGGTTTGCGCATAACCGGCATCGAACGTGGGGTCGGGACCGCCGACGGCGGCCGACGCGACCACGCCGTCGTACCTGCAGACCCTGCCGTTCGAAGCGTAGTTCGGCGAGCAGTGATCGAAGATCGAGGTGACGTAGTGCGGACCCATGAAGGGCAGCGTCAGGAAGGCCCACGGCGCGGGCGCCGAGCCGGTGTTCCCCGAGCCGTTTTCGATGGGGCCGTAGGCCATCTGGCTGGGATAGAACCACCTCACGTACCGGGCGGCTTGATGGCCTGGCGGCTGTGCCGGCGCAGCCTGC belongs to bacterium and includes:
- a CDS encoding M23 family metallopeptidase, with translation MRAWALAGVLLTLCLYGAPVQAAPAQPPGHQAARYVRWFYPSQMAYGPIENGSGNTGSAPAPWAFLTLPFMGPHYVTSIFDHCSPNYASNGRVCRYDGVVASAAVGGPDPTFDAGYAQTPGRHDYLYYDGHDGYDYGLDYEPVAAAAPGTVRLADWAVPSCHSCLSGLTIEIDHGNGLLSYYGHLSRLSVAQGQHVRRGQVIGISGSTGTATGPHLHFGIYHVNGSGPVDPYGWSGSFPDPYPHDLGDLWIGGSPRYAGIPMPHVSVSAAPELADPTAIDVSWSSPGEGDAFTVDAVDQDGRMTRWMGGAGAGSAVFHGRPGQSYWFWVAVTTDLGWSDANGSVAISVPHLNHGEAQ
- a CDS encoding zinc-binding alcohol dehydrogenase: MLAVQYVRSIASYAIVKASGGRPDVATSALSMLHLGDVAEPQLPTRDWVRVQPTLSGICGSDLAAVGGHASLYLDPLTSYPFVPGHEVVGTLDDGTRVVVEPALGCKVRGIDPPCPRCAEGRPGLCYNVTEGPIEVGLQTGYCAGTGGGWGEVLVAHPSQLHQVPAALADEAAVLIEPFACCVHAALRGGATKDDVVVVQGAGTIGLLTVAAVRIFTPPKRLIAVAKHPTQRDLARRLGADQVIAPADVFQRIRFATGARRLEGMNRPLLLGGADLTFECVGRADSLNDAVRFTREGGTVVAVGMPSEEKVDWAPIWQRELTVTGAYAYGSEAKRKGKRTFELALEAAPELHLDKLTGPLFGLGEYRDAIAYAMSAGRLGAVKVAFDLRGLRA
- a CDS encoding DUF2088 domain-containing protein gives rise to the protein MMPRPGAVIEVDRNTPPVLFHFGEGVRLEKLPLGARIVYPPDPFEPIAHPERAIKRALAKPLEDDPLKSLLRRGMKLTIAFDDLSLPLPPMAAPDVRQLVMEEVIDMAAEAGVEDIHLIAALGLHRRMTEDEIRHIVGERIFSTFWPDRLYQHDGEDPDANVYIGKTAEGEEVTLHKRAAESDLVVYVNLTLVPMDGGHKSMSTGLATYRGIRAHHNVKTLLGSRSYMNPPDSALHHSCIRQGQLIEDTVRVFHIETTVNNHAFPSIASFMQKRETDWTARDQAMFLGMKQLTDLAPPAFKRSVFHAMRAPYGLTGVNAGQVDAVHDKTLEAVRAQISVRVEGQTDIVTIGVPYLGPYNVNAPMNPVLVVCMGIGYLFNFYRSKPVLRKGGVLILTHPCRYEFDAVQHPSYIDFYDEVLADTTDPREIESKYELRFAEDPWFRQLYRKSHAYHGVHPFYAWYWAAHAMEHAGDVIIVGGERDVVHRLGFKCATTLEDAFEMAEQTVGRHPSVTHLRMPPIMLCDVEG
- a CDS encoding HAD-IB family hydrolase, with the protein product MIAEAFKGKTILVTGSTGFLGKSLVEKCLRSIPEVGRINLAIRSSARRPAAERLEREVLSSPAFRRLKEERGEDAFARLVKDKLAVLELDLGRDGLGLTANGLEQLRACDIVIHSAAAVEFDNPADLSAQTNLLGAARMVEALKHAALGRAGAPPHLVHISTAYVGGMLRGLVREEPPLDPGLNWRHEAAVLSSLRGPVEEESRRPEILNRLRREAQSRMGPAGTPAVARATERRRDRWVKDRLIERGRAHANAMGFADIYSFTKAMAEHAVVELHGDIPLSIVRPSIIESALEEPFPGWLEGFRMAEPLILAFGRGILRDFSGLPDSLLDIIPADFVVNTVLAVAANPPPDSRPRVYHAASGSRNPLRFRQVADEATRYFGQHPLRDRYGQAIGTPNWTYPTRGELATRARTALRFVEAAQWVVERLPLGASVADVSDDLNAERERLERGLNLIQLYGVYTEVDCIFDTRNLMSIWEKVPAAERQHFPFDAALYDWEHYFQDVHFPTVVRMSRAETTARKGKQPTGSTAPRAESSSVRAAIDRRTGRSDVLAVFDVDGTLVETNVVEYFLWMRLRAQPLDDWPAFMAQMLREAPRWLYLERRSRAEFQRSFYREYDGLDLEVMKGLGREALDAVTLRRIYPEGMRRIREHKRAGHRVLLLTGALDVVVEPLAELLEVEVDCAHLLTKDGRLTGDLQSPPPAGEARGTLLEEYAGRNGIVLSESFAYADSLSDLPMLELVGTPVAVNPDARLSQVAGQRGWRIERWRMAPGNWRLPMPDPRSPEYREAVRR